A part of Capsicum annuum cultivar UCD-10X-F1 chromosome 6, UCD10Xv1.1, whole genome shotgun sequence genomic DNA contains:
- the LOC124899433 gene encoding uncharacterized protein LOC124899433 has translation MGDYNLEFERISDYKDELLRSNPGSTCVLKLHDETFEDGRKIFQGFYICVDAMKKSFLAGCRKCIGLDGCFLKEVTKGQLLVAVCKDGNNKCCHWHEQWIVKEDLQLGDRTDLTVIIDMQKGLEIAVTEYLPNVEHRMCARHVLANWSKDAICRGIEKKKYFWRCAKSTFEADLRDNIRHMKMLGGEEILDKLMYFNPERWSKILGARHKTIITMLEDIRVKMMKRVGQMRDFCETWISDISPMAMKMLNDNTTRSMKCNIEWNSDTGYEVLDRGYRHIVDLARQYCSCRAWMLKGIPCPHAVAALHHKKLEPITTSLTGTIEKLT, from the exons ATGGGTGACTATAATTTGGAATTTGAGAGAATTTCAGATTATAAAGATGAGTTGTTAAGATCAAATCCAGGTAGTACATGTGTATTGAAGCTTCATGATGAAACATTTGAAGATGGTAGAAAAATATTTCAAGGTTTCTACATATGTGTTGATGCAATGAAGAAGTCCTTCCTAGCTGGTTGTAGGAAGTGCATTGGTTTGGATGGATGCTTTTTAAAAGAAGTAACAAAAGGGCAGTTATTAGTTGCTGTGTGTAAAGATGGTAACAATAAATGTTGCCACTGGCATGAGCAGTG GATTGTAAAAGAAGATCTTCAGCTGGGAGATAGGACAGATTTGACAGTGATAATAGACATGCAAAAG GGATTAGAAATTGCTGTAACTGAATATTTACCAAATGTTGAACATAGAATGTGTGCAAGGCATGTCCTTGCAAACTGGTCAAAAGATGCTATATGTAGAGgtattgagaagaaaaaatatttttggaggtgTGCAAAATCTACCTTTGAGGCTGATCTTAGGGACAACATTAGGCATATGAAGATGTTAGGGGGAGAAGAAATACTAGATAAGTTGATGTATTTTAATCCAGAGAGATGGAGCAAG ATTTTAGGAGCTAGGcataagactataattacaatgtTAGAGGATATAAgggtaaaaatgatgaaaagagtGGGACAAATGAGGGATTTTTGTGAAACTTGGATCAGTGACATTTCTCCAATGGCTATGAAAATGTTAAATGATAATACAACAAGGTCGATGAAGTGCAACATAGAATGGAATTCTGATACAGGGTATGAGGTGCTTGATAGAGGATATAGGCATATTGTGGATCTTGCTAGACAATATTGCAGTTGTAGAGCATGGATGTTGAAAGGCATACCGTGTCCTCATGCAGTGGCTGCTCTTCACCACAAAAAATTGGAACCAATAACTACATCTCTCACTGGTACAATAGAGAAACTTACATGA